CCGTTGGGATCGACAGGCACTGAGCTTTCTTGGAGCTTCCTTGGATGATCTGATCCATGAACTGGAGCTGCaacaagaaaaagaacaagAGAAATTGCTAGAAGGGGGGTCATGTTTTAATTTGTTACGTACTTCCTAAGTAACATACAATTTTCGGAGATTTATAAATGAATTGGTAGTATATAATAAGCTATAATAATTTGGAAGTGAAGAAAAAGTTGGGGGCACTGATTAAGTTACTAGTTGATTAAGCAGAACAGAATGAAAGTGATACGATGTTTAGCTTCTGTTTATAAATGTGAATGTTTTGTTAATTTGTCAATAAGCTTCATCTACCAGGGAAGATCTAGACTTCTTTGCATGTTATTGTGTCAAAATCATGGCCTACCATGTGGATTCACGGTACTTAATACATTATTAATGTCCCCTGATTCGTTTATATTCATTAATTATCTTGGTGCGTCTGTTTTGTCATATTAAATTCTCGAATTTTTGATGCGGGATATTTCGTTTTGGTCCAAATAAACTTGTAACGTTTAAATTCTCGAATTTTTGATGCGAGTtatcatttgataaaaaaaacccATTTTATATCTGTAGAGCAATACTTTCTAAAACACATCAGTATATTAAAGTGTGTTTGCTTAGTATAGCAAGTAATGATATGTAGTGCAGAAATTATTGAGTGATATGAAATAAAGAAAGATAATGGGATGCTAGGAGGAATCTTAAAGATGTAGCTAACCTGCGAGATGACAAAAATTAACACTATTCGGATAAAAGCGTGTTCTATAAAGGCACAGCCTCCATCCAATTTATTTATGACACGGTATTATGCTggtaatatttcatattttcattaaagtttgaattatttataaaaaattcgagattcaatattttttaatgacGAAGCAAGGGAAGCCAGATCGAAAGGAAGTGAAAAGAGGGCACCTAGAAATTACACGGAGTCGCACACACAGGAATCAAATGAGTAAGAAGGAAGAATTTATTTGCTTTGGATAGATAAGCTTAAAACACCACCGCCCCATATGCTTCTCTAGCATCATCCAACAACTTCCACTGTTAACATTATTCTGCTTTCGCTCAACTTATTCCACTGTTAACATTATTCCGTCTCAAtcatttatttacatataatttgagCATCCtgaataagaaatatatatatgaaatagtgGAGAAGAAAACGAAAAATAGGTGAAGTTGTGAGATCAATTgacttttaatatataaaatggaGATACTGAAGTAAAATTAGTgtgaaaaaataaatagaaaattgATAGGAGCTATTGaacatttttgataatatttgaaatgtaaaaaattggataacacattcaaaaagaaaaccgcAAAAAAATATTAGGACATAGAGGCTAATAAATATTTCATTTAACTGCATAATACCTAATCCCAACTATCCATTATCCACCTTGAAGCCATTAGAAGAAACACTACCAATGCTAATTCCTAAAACAAGAGATTAGTACTTTGACTACTTGTTCATATCAATTGGCCCCAAAGTGAAGGCTTTTCCAGTTGAGTACCCAAACGGCCAAACCGGACTAAAGAATAGGTTGTATACAATCAACGAACAACTTATTTGAACTGATACTTAAAATCAACAGGCAATCCATACTTCAAAACTTCAGTTTAACAAGTACAGAGAGAAACTTAAAAAACAAGAACATTGGAAGGGAAACAGAAACAGTTTTTTCACTTCGGCGTTGAAGAAGACGACTTAAACAACTCGCCATTGCATCTAATGCCGTCACACAAAGAAGAGCCAAGTCCACCACATTGATTTAACTTTCTGAAGCTAACTCTTTACTACTTCCCCTGGGTTTCCCTTCTTGCTGATGCTTCCAACACACACTTCGTGTGATTTCTTTGTTCCGTGTTACTGACGGGGGAAATGAAAGCATACCAGCTATTTACAGAGATAGGTGGCACAATAAAATTGCAGCTGTGATCAGTATTATGGCTTTTTTCAAGCATGTGCTGATGTGCATCATGCCTTAAGGTTcaactttttgtatgtgttaaaacaaaatttatgttGCTCGAGGCCTTTTTGCGGTCCTTGTATCATCCATAGGGGACTGCCAACAAAACCACTGAGAAGATTCGTAACCAAATGTCTGCTTCTGTGGATTATTGAACCAAGACGCCTCTTCCTGCGAAGATGTAGACAAGTCTGGAATCTCAAAACTTTGGGCCATGTCCCAAAACATACTCTGTAGTTCCTCCATGCTGTATTGTCTTTCCTGCATAATGAATAATGATAGTCAAGAACTCTAATCAGTACACCTGAATCTACACAAACTCATATGTTCAACAACATTCAGAATTCCGAATTTGTGACCATTTAATTACAAGAACTAAAACACATACATTTAAAGAATTTAAGGAAGTACTACAGATTAAGTAAACGAAGATAACTTCTAGAGCCCTACTACTAGGCTATTTGCTAAGTATCTATGCAGCAGGTCGAGGACAGAAGATCCCGACGCCAAATTGCTCTCTGTTGTTTTAGGACAGACGACCCCAACACTGTTTAACAACCTATTTCTCTAAATTTTAACATGCACACTTCACCAAATTGCTCTCTCTGTTGTTTCAGCACAGAAGATCCTAACGTTGTTTGACAACCTTTTTCTCTGAATATTAAGATGCACATTCCAAATTTATGTTCTCTCTCGAAAATATCACAATATTACCAAACacttacaaaatttattacCAAAAACATAAACATCTGAGAAACCTCCCTTTGATCACTAATCACTATACAGATGCAAAATGCCAACATTTCTATGACCATAATCACCCCACAAGCTCCAAAGCTGAAATTAGGTACTAATCTAAAAGACTCCAGGCACACTAAAAAGCATATAATTAGACATATAATTGTGTAGGcttattcacaaaaaatatccTAGGCTGCCAGATGCAAAGTCCATGAACAGAGAATCAGAAAGAACTGTTAATTGATTATGTCGTACAAGAAAGCTTACAAACAACAACATCCTGTTTACTTTCCAAGACCAGATACAACATAACTATTCCGAAGCATAATTTCTATAAAGGGCACATAAACAACTTTCATAGATTAATGCTTCAAACAACCTCCTCAGTTCAAATTTTCAGCATCATTCGGTGATCATCCCAATACCATTCCACACTAGACCTCACAAATAAGGTGTAATGCAACCCCCCAAAGTATTTGGCAAGCAAATGCATTAATCCAATACGCATCAAACAAGCACAGACATATGTTGCGTTTATTGTCACACATATTCTAAATACATTGTGCAAATACTCAAATGGGAACTCAGCAAATTACTTAGAATTATGGTAAAGACGGCTAGTTACAAGTTCCGATCTTTGCTAATATCGtttaaaattaatcaagttATTCCATCTCTGTTTGAATCTCTTTTATCCTATCTGACACCTATCAAATTTCTATAAGTTAGTAAGATTATTTAAGATAACCGAACCAAATCCACCGCAATAGAACCTAATCTGAACGAAAGTACACTTAGATACAAATACAAAAATCCGCAGAAAGGCAAATTATGCATTCAACACTACTCAAACAGACAATCACATAAAATCGAAAAAGAACTTGCAAAGCAATCACAAACTGAAGATGCAAAGTAAGTGAAAATCTACCTCTCTTCTAGTCTTATGGATAAGAGATGCCATCTCCTCCACAAAATCCGCAAATCCCTgtaaattaattcaagaaacTTGTTATAAACTTATAATTCGTAAAATAAACACAACAAAACAGGGATCAAACTAAACTCAACAGAATCATAACAAACCTCATCCACTTCATCATCAGGATCATACAATCCTGCATCATACATCTTCCTTTTCTTCGAATCCGATAACACTACACAAATCAAACACAAAACTTAATCAAACAGTAACCGAAATACTCAAAAACTCACAAACCAGACCGTATTTCACAATTTTACATACAATTTCActataaaattcaataaaatcgTAACGAAATTTATCAATTCTCACCTGAATAGGCCTCTTGAATTTGCTGAAATTTACGCTTCGCCACGCCGCACAGTTCCGGTGATTTACTCCACTTATCTGGATGCCATTGCTGCAcaatcaacaaaaaaataatcacaATAATCTCGAAATTTCAATTTCCTGCTggatttttacaaaaaaaaataaatcatctcGAACACAAATATTGTACCATTGCTAACTTGCGATAGGCACGTCGAATATCTTGCGCAGACGAGTCAGAACAAAGGCCAAGAACTGAGTAATAATTTTCCGGCACTAACTTATCAGAACGCTCCATCAAAAAAGTTCACGTAACAAAATCAATACCAATGCAAGAAATCTATGCAGTCTTTTAAAAATCGTCGATTAATCGTTGTTCGATAGTCTGATTAATATTTGTTCGGTAATACTGAGCCTCGAATTTAAGTTGGCACAGAGGTGTGAATGAAGTCGGTTATGTGATCCGTGTATATATAAGGTGCGGGAGATATTTTTGTAGTAAAAGTAGATTATGATGGGATTGGAAGGTTAAAGCCAATGAGAGGTGAGTGCGGGAATGTTCTGGAGGTTACTTGGGTGCGACACGTGTGCAAGTTTGTTAGATATTTCTTCTCGAGGcttttagatattttttctaGAGAGCTGTAGTACCTAGTACGCTGTACGCACATTGGAATACGTAAGAGGATAATTTTCAGAACATGTACTTTCTCCGGTCTTTTTTACGAGtcttttagatttttttacACCATTCTACGTGTTTTGATCATCtgcttaatattatttttttcaaatttttttttgaactaaAATATgagacatatatttttattttaaaaaataaaatttcaaaaaaatattaataagtaGGTGGTCAAAACacataggggccgtttggccaagcttaaaaaaagtgattccgtacttaaagtgaagaagtggattagaagtgagaagtaaaaaagttaataaagtgtttggaaaagaagcagaagctgtgagagagaaggtagcattctcagctttttaaaagtgcttctgcttatttacacaaacgggtcaaaagaagcagaagccagaaggaGCTTCTGCTTCTGAAATACAAACACCCACATAGAATTATGTGTAAAAAGTCTAAGTGATTTATAAAAAGGACCATAAACTGATCAATgaaatccaaaccaaaccagaATATTTTGAGCTTGTGGCCTTCAACCTGTTATCACCAAACCAGAATATTGTGTCTTTGTTTTATCCGTGGAAATTGACCCTAGAAAACCTGCACAATATTGATTTAAAGATGGATTACATATCATCTGTGGCACCTATGCATCTGTGGCAGCAGTTCGGCAGCTTGGATGATTTCTCTTGGCTGTCCGTATGATCTTCTCAATACCGTTACCAATACATTCCTCCAAATAAGATTGTCGCGTTTCAGAAAGCTTTTAGTCTTTTCGACAAGGTGCGAT
This genomic window from Daucus carota subsp. sativus chromosome 7, DH1 v3.0, whole genome shotgun sequence contains:
- the LOC108194325 gene encoding uncharacterized protein LOC108194325 → MERSDKLVPENYYSVLGLCSDSSAQDIRRAYRKLAMQWHPDKWSKSPELCGVAKRKFQQIQEAYSVLSDSKKRKMYDAGLYDPDDEVDEGFADFVEEMASLIHKTRREERQYSMEELQSMFWDMAQSFEIPDLSTSSQEEASWFNNPQKQTFGYESSQWFCWQSPMDDTRTAKRPRAT